From the genome of Colwellia psychrerythraea 34H, one region includes:
- the panP gene encoding pyridoxal-dependent aspartate 1-decarboxylase PanP yields MKATKRIAEATQESLHRIFTIAEAPDSTLGRLEQEMSQNLVGFLNNHIVASKNALTDIEQDFINARIPEQPEFVSDHMHHLLDKLVAQSVHTSSPSFIGHMTSALPSFILPLSKLMVGLNQNLVKVETSKAFTPLERQVLGMMHNLVYQHDDVFYKNWMHSAEHSLGAFCSGGTVANITALWVARNKLLKADGDFRGVAREGLHRAMRHYGYQDLAILVSDRGHYSLKKSADILGIGQENVIAIPTDEHNKIDCQKLADKCQQLAAQNIKVLAIVGVAGTTETGNIDPLDKIAEIAQQNQCHFHVDAAWGGATLLSNKYRPLLKGIEQADSVTIDAHKQMYVPMGAGLVIFKDPASVSAIEHHAEYILRKGSKDLGSHTLEGSRPGMAMLVYSSLHIISRPGYEMLINQAIEKAEYFADIIHQHDDFELITRPELCLLTYRYAPKSVQALLARNDDEANKSVNMLLGKLTKFIQKRQREDGRSFVSRTRIEVSRYGGEKVIVFRVVLANPLTTKEILQGILQEQCQLAQESEQFLPELLQAAK; encoded by the coding sequence ATGAAAGCAACTAAGCGCATTGCAGAAGCAACGCAAGAGTCTTTACATCGAATTTTTACCATTGCTGAAGCTCCTGATTCTACCTTAGGACGTCTTGAGCAAGAGATGTCGCAAAATTTAGTGGGTTTTTTAAATAATCACATTGTTGCTAGCAAAAATGCCCTAACTGATATTGAGCAAGATTTCATTAATGCTCGTATTCCCGAGCAGCCTGAATTTGTTTCTGATCACATGCACCATTTGCTCGATAAATTAGTCGCGCAGTCAGTACATACTTCAAGTCCTAGTTTTATCGGTCATATGACCTCAGCATTGCCTTCTTTTATTTTACCTCTGTCTAAGTTGATGGTGGGTTTAAATCAAAACTTAGTTAAAGTTGAAACATCAAAAGCTTTTACGCCATTAGAGCGCCAAGTTTTAGGCATGATGCACAACTTGGTTTATCAACACGATGATGTCTTTTACAAAAACTGGATGCACAGTGCTGAACATTCCCTTGGCGCCTTTTGTTCAGGTGGTACTGTCGCTAATATTACCGCCTTGTGGGTAGCACGTAATAAGCTGTTAAAGGCTGATGGTGATTTTAGGGGCGTGGCTCGCGAGGGCTTACATCGTGCTATGAGGCATTATGGCTATCAAGACTTAGCTATTTTAGTGTCCGATCGTGGTCATTACTCATTGAAAAAATCGGCTGATATTTTAGGTATCGGCCAAGAAAATGTTATTGCGATACCTACCGATGAACATAATAAAATAGATTGCCAGAAGCTGGCGGATAAATGTCAGCAACTGGCAGCACAAAATATCAAAGTACTGGCAATTGTTGGCGTGGCCGGTACAACTGAAACCGGTAATATTGATCCACTTGATAAAATTGCTGAGATAGCCCAGCAAAATCAATGTCATTTTCATGTTGATGCTGCTTGGGGCGGAGCAACATTATTGTCGAACAAATATCGTCCTTTGCTTAAAGGCATCGAACAAGCTGACTCAGTGACCATTGACGCACACAAACAGATGTATGTGCCTATGGGGGCAGGTTTGGTTATTTTTAAAGATCCTGCCTCGGTAAGTGCGATTGAGCATCATGCGGAATATATATTACGTAAAGGCTCAAAAGATTTAGGTAGTCATACTTTAGAAGGCTCTCGCCCGGGAATGGCGATGTTAGTGTATTCGAGCTTGCATATTATTAGCCGACCAGGTTATGAAATGCTTATTAATCAGGCCATTGAAAAAGCAGAGTATTTTGCAGATATTATTCACCAGCATGATGATTTTGAACTAATTACTCGCCCTGAATTGTGTCTATTAACGTATCGCTATGCACCTAAGTCAGTTCAGGCTCTATTAGCTCGAAATGATGATGAAGCTAATAAGTCGGTGAACATGTTGCTCGGTAAATTGACCAAGTTTATTCAAAAGCGTCAACGTGAAGATGGGCGCTCTTTTGTCTCACGAACTCGCATTGAAGTAAGTCGATATGGTGGTGAAAAAGTTATCGTTTTTAGAGTTGTGTTAGCAAACCCACTAACTACTAAAGAAATTTTGCAAGGTATATTGCAGGAGCAATGTCAGCTTGCACAGGAAAGTGAGCAATTTTTACCTGAGTTGTTACAAGCAGCAAAATAA
- the trmB gene encoding tRNA (guanine(46)-N(7))-methyltransferase TrmB: MAANTTTSINTIDTQTSLGDSKAIISNQEGIHEKLDEVVKRHLTHASQKPYQAHTKEAFAQMDALVNAFLVVNPEGEIILDACCGVGQSTRILAKQNPQALVIGVDKSDHRINRNVEGFDVDDGFSAENYHLVRADLNDFYRLVKAADWPVSKHYILYPNPWPKSKHLQRRWHGSAVFPQMTSIGQQLILRSNWRIYLAEFQQAAKLVDLRGQIDALPVVDSSLALTPFEAKYQASDQICWQLILGRVELY; this comes from the coding sequence ATGGCAGCTAATACGACAACGAGTATAAATACTATTGATACTCAAACATCATTGGGTGATTCTAAGGCGATTATTAGTAATCAAGAAGGTATTCACGAAAAGCTTGATGAAGTGGTGAAAAGACACCTAACTCATGCTTCCCAAAAGCCTTATCAAGCACATACTAAAGAAGCCTTTGCACAAATGGATGCATTGGTGAATGCCTTTCTAGTGGTAAATCCTGAGGGAGAGATTATCTTGGATGCGTGTTGTGGTGTTGGTCAAAGTACACGTATTTTAGCCAAGCAAAACCCACAAGCGTTAGTGATTGGTGTGGATAAGTCAGATCATAGAATTAATCGTAATGTTGAAGGTTTCGATGTTGATGATGGTTTTAGTGCCGAAAACTATCATTTAGTGCGCGCAGACTTGAATGATTTTTATCGATTAGTTAAAGCTGCTGATTGGCCAGTATCAAAACACTACATTTTATATCCTAATCCTTGGCCAAAGTCTAAACACTTACAACGCCGTTGGCATGGTAGTGCCGTTTTCCCACAAATGACCAGTATCGGTCAGCAGCTTATTTTGCGTAGCAATTGGCGTATTTATTTAGCTGAATTTCAACAAGCGGCTAAATTGGTCGATTTACGCGGTCAAATTGACGCTTTGCCAGTGGTTGACTCTTCGTTAGCATTAACGCCATTCGAAGCAAAATATCAAGCCAGCGATCAAATTTGTTGGCAATTAATATTAGGACGTGTTGAACTTTATTGA
- a CDS encoding ABC transporter permease, with translation MNNSIALKSILTKEIQRFTRIWVQTLVPPAITISLYFVIFGSLIGSRIGEMGGFDYMSFIVPGLIMMSVITNSYSNVASSFFSAKWQRNVEEMLVAPVPNWVIVAGYVGGGMCRGILVGLIVTIVSLLFVDIQLHNIWVIIATVTLTSATFALGGLINAIFAGSFDDISIIPTFILTPLTYLGGVFYSISLLPEFWQGVSQINPIVYMVNAFRYGFLGISDVSLVTAFAVIGFFIVTLFTIAMVLISKGIGLRS, from the coding sequence ATGAATAACTCTATTGCGTTAAAAAGTATTTTAACGAAAGAAATCCAACGTTTTACCCGTATTTGGGTGCAAACCTTAGTACCACCCGCTATAACTATTAGCTTGTATTTTGTTATTTTTGGCTCATTGATTGGTTCGCGTATTGGTGAAATGGGCGGCTTTGATTATATGTCGTTTATTGTGCCAGGCTTGATTATGATGAGTGTTATTACTAACTCGTATTCTAACGTGGCCTCGTCGTTTTTTAGTGCCAAGTGGCAGCGAAATGTAGAGGAAATGTTAGTAGCACCTGTGCCAAATTGGGTGATTGTGGCTGGCTATGTTGGCGGCGGAATGTGTCGCGGTATTTTAGTTGGCTTAATTGTTACCATAGTTTCATTACTTTTTGTTGATATTCAACTGCACAATATTTGGGTGATAATCGCTACGGTAACGTTAACGTCGGCAACCTTCGCTTTAGGTGGGTTAATTAACGCAATTTTTGCTGGCAGTTTTGATGATATTTCAATTATACCTACCTTTATTTTAACGCCATTGACTTACCTTGGCGGCGTGTTTTATTCGATTAGTTTATTACCTGAATTTTGGCAGGGCGTTTCTCAAATTAATCCTATTGTGTATATGGTTAATGCTTTTAGATACGGTTTTTTAGGCATATCTGATGTGAGTCTAGTTACCGCTTTTGCAGTAATTGGTTTCTTTATTGTTACTTTATTTACCATTGCGATGGTACTTATCTCTAAAGGTATAGGACTAAGAAGCTAA
- a CDS encoding serine/threonine-protein kinase, which produces MDNKLPHYSRERLLGEGGMGKVYLAQDNQLQRQVAIKELTYQPKDDEVNHALKEARLLARVNHSNIIQIYNVHDEGDHISLVMEYFNSKTLTQFQQEAYTTLVQKLDLLQQLSAGLAAAHKNGVIHCDLKPSNILVNDQGQLKITDFGIALLASNESQNSEQTASNNPLQFGSLLFMSPEQIKLQAVDYRSDIFSFGIIAYQLMVGSHPFAYGNNGGSATDVAKRICEHTPEHAKNLMLNAPSALTDLLMEMLVKPLEQRTLTAEAIENRLKHIRTALLQAEISEQATMPLSSGSANIAGDDTGQYTQAVHTTLLSQNTQIVQPADNLQASWFKQNYKTVASIALLCLVMILFVGFYNTQEVETKQVVILKPTLADSSLMAPMQQDLVISAVEDALRQAVINTKNMYLISQREVNAITKEYPDDLNKLRQAVGASDIISTTLECDNSRCKVSFSRLVVNDNSSDNLSVKSEKNWLAPVDKFNAIFSTSQTQFASLFPEESEVNQSGLVQRPINENDYRNYIELYSQIKGQGEYSVESLTKLETLLTRSPYLYAAYGLFRETASNLYTDSRDEIHLKRLELVLQNSPPEYRYSVYHAIDSFFVAYKIKELDTAQQQIIEAKNKGASSFVLSELNAILFFSKGQYQKAADTFEEALVLRPSTTLLYNLAFSYWRMGDLSKAEDALNKMLEIIPGNYKAQQLQANIWLLQGKLELAITAYEKIVAALSNGRDLTNLSLAYALNKQYKKSLIYAKKAVDLSPKNRIRRLNLADIEFILGRVKSSNFNYKKVIDAPVDNNKYRYWLDIAQAQLQLNQQNLAIEALNKAKHLAPDNGEVAYTSALVYSVLGERVSAIFEVNKALANKVGSVWFNLPWFDSLCDDKEFELLMVKYNNQKRCRT; this is translated from the coding sequence ATGGATAACAAGTTACCTCATTACAGCCGTGAACGATTGTTGGGTGAAGGTGGTATGGGTAAAGTTTACCTAGCCCAAGATAATCAATTACAACGACAAGTTGCCATTAAAGAATTAACCTACCAGCCTAAAGATGATGAGGTTAATCACGCCCTCAAAGAAGCACGTTTATTAGCACGTGTGAACCATTCTAATATTATTCAAATTTATAATGTCCATGATGAAGGTGATCATATCTCCTTGGTTATGGAGTATTTCAACAGTAAAACGCTGACTCAGTTTCAACAGGAAGCCTATACCACTCTGGTACAGAAACTAGATTTATTACAGCAACTTTCTGCAGGATTAGCTGCTGCACATAAAAATGGTGTAATTCATTGTGATTTAAAGCCTAGTAATATACTAGTGAATGACCAAGGGCAGTTAAAAATCACTGACTTTGGCATTGCTTTATTGGCGAGTAATGAAAGCCAAAATAGTGAACAGACAGCAAGTAACAATCCGCTGCAGTTTGGAAGTTTACTTTTTATGTCACCAGAGCAAATAAAGCTGCAGGCGGTAGATTATCGTAGTGATATCTTTTCATTCGGTATTATTGCTTATCAATTAATGGTGGGTAGCCATCCTTTTGCTTACGGTAATAATGGTGGTTCTGCGACAGACGTTGCTAAAAGAATTTGTGAACATACACCGGAACACGCGAAAAATTTAATGCTGAATGCGCCCAGTGCGTTAACTGATTTGTTAATGGAAATGTTAGTTAAACCGCTTGAGCAACGAACATTAACCGCTGAAGCTATCGAGAATCGTTTAAAGCATATTAGAACGGCGCTATTGCAAGCCGAAATAAGTGAACAAGCGACAATGCCCTTGTCTTCTGGTTCAGCTAACATAGCTGGTGATGATACTGGTCAGTACACTCAAGCTGTTCATACAACACTGCTTTCCCAAAATACTCAAATAGTTCAGCCAGCTGACAACCTACAAGCGTCATGGTTTAAGCAAAACTATAAAACTGTCGCTAGCATAGCTTTACTGTGCCTGGTGATGATTTTATTCGTTGGCTTTTACAACACGCAAGAAGTTGAAACTAAACAAGTGGTTATTTTAAAACCGACACTGGCCGATAGCTCATTAATGGCACCAATGCAGCAAGATTTAGTTATTTCAGCAGTGGAAGATGCGCTGCGACAAGCGGTAATAAATACCAAGAATATGTATTTGATCTCGCAACGTGAAGTGAATGCTATTACCAAAGAATATCCAGATGATTTGAATAAGCTAAGGCAGGCGGTAGGTGCATCAGATATTATTTCAACTACACTTGAGTGCGATAATAGTCGCTGTAAAGTGAGCTTTTCACGCTTGGTTGTTAATGACAATAGCAGCGACAATTTATCGGTAAAATCTGAAAAAAACTGGTTAGCACCGGTAGATAAATTTAATGCAATTTTTAGCACCAGCCAAACACAGTTTGCCTCGCTTTTTCCTGAAGAATCAGAAGTCAATCAATCGGGTTTAGTACAACGCCCTATTAATGAAAATGACTACCGGAACTATATAGAACTTTACAGTCAGATTAAAGGACAAGGCGAATATAGTGTCGAAAGCTTAACTAAATTAGAGACGTTGTTAACACGTTCGCCTTATTTGTATGCGGCTTATGGTTTATTCCGCGAAACTGCTTCAAACCTATACACAGATAGCCGTGATGAAATTCACCTTAAACGACTTGAGTTAGTTCTACAAAACTCCCCACCTGAATATCGTTATAGTGTTTACCATGCTATTGATAGCTTTTTTGTAGCGTATAAAATCAAAGAGCTTGATACAGCGCAGCAACAAATAATAGAAGCGAAAAATAAAGGAGCAAGTAGTTTTGTCTTAAGTGAACTCAATGCAATTTTGTTTTTTTCTAAAGGTCAATATCAAAAGGCGGCAGATACTTTTGAAGAGGCACTTGTTTTAAGGCCCAGTACCACGTTACTTTATAATCTAGCCTTTAGTTACTGGCGTATGGGGGATTTATCCAAAGCTGAAGATGCGCTAAATAAAATGCTTGAAATTATCCCTGGTAACTATAAAGCACAACAATTGCAAGCCAATATTTGGTTACTGCAAGGAAAACTTGAGTTAGCGATTACAGCCTATGAAAAAATAGTAGCTGCTTTAAGTAATGGTAGAGATTTAACCAACTTAAGTTTGGCTTATGCATTAAATAAACAATATAAAAAATCTTTAATATATGCAAAAAAAGCTGTGGATTTGAGTCCGAAAAATAGAATTAGACGATTAAATCTGGCAGATATTGAGTTCATTTTAGGAAGAGTAAAATCATCAAACTTTAATTATAAGAAGGTGATTGATGCTCCAGTTGATAATAATAAATATAGATATTGGCTGGATATAGCTCAAGCACAGCTCCAGTTAAATCAGCAAAACTTAGCTATAGAAGCTTTAAATAAGGCAAAGCACCTTGCGCCAGATAATGGCGAAGTCGCATATACATCTGCTCTTGTTTATAGTGTTTTAGGTGAAAGGGTTTCTGCAATATTTGAAGTTAATAAGGCCTTAGCAAATAAAGTTGGCTCAGTTTGGTTCAACCTTCCTTGGTTTGATAGTTTGTGTGATGACAAAGAGTTTGAGCTCTTAATGGTGAAGTATAATAATCAAAAACGTTGTAGAACTTAG
- the nagB gene encoding glucosamine-6-phosphate deaminase: MQVIIFDNAQQVAENAAEWVAELINKKSNPVLGLATGSTPISLYQELVNKYKAGELSFSNTTSFNLDEYLGINEKNQQSYRHFMNENLFNHVDINKLKTFLPTCNQGENPREQGLDYEDKIAQAGGIDLQILGIGANGHIGFNEPTSSLASRTRIKTLTQQTLNDNSRLFAADEFQPTLAMTMGIATILDARYVLLMATGKSKAKAVKEMVTGPLSAVCPASSLQLHENAIVLLDKEAASELEDHEYYVWADKQNVKINQEFGLYHNY, translated from the coding sequence ATGCAAGTTATTATTTTTGATAATGCACAACAAGTTGCCGAAAATGCTGCAGAATGGGTAGCAGAACTAATCAATAAAAAATCCAACCCTGTCTTAGGTTTAGCAACAGGCAGTACGCCAATTAGCCTTTATCAAGAATTGGTTAACAAGTATAAAGCTGGTGAGCTTAGTTTTAGCAACACCACAAGTTTCAATTTAGACGAATACTTAGGTATTAATGAAAAAAATCAACAAAGCTATCGTCATTTTATGAATGAAAATTTATTCAATCATGTAGATATTAATAAATTGAAGACATTTTTACCTACTTGTAATCAAGGTGAGAATCCTAGAGAACAAGGCTTAGATTACGAAGATAAAATTGCGCAAGCTGGTGGTATAGATTTACAAATATTAGGTATAGGCGCCAATGGTCATATCGGCTTCAATGAACCTACTTCAAGTCTAGCTTCTCGTACTCGTATTAAAACACTAACTCAACAAACACTTAATGATAACAGTCGTTTATTTGCTGCTGATGAGTTTCAACCAACATTAGCCATGACTATGGGTATTGCTACCATTTTAGATGCTAGATATGTACTGCTTATGGCAACGGGTAAAAGTAAAGCAAAAGCAGTAAAAGAGATGGTTACAGGCCCGTTATCAGCAGTTTGTCCCGCATCATCTTTACAACTACATGAAAATGCCATTGTACTACTTGATAAAGAAGCAGCAAGCGAGTTGGAAGATCATGAATATTACGTTTGGGCAGATAAGCAAAACGTGAAGATAAATCAAGAGTTTGGCTTATACCATAACTATTAA
- a CDS encoding ABC transporter ATP-binding protein, whose protein sequence is MTYALEISALEKTYKGGFQALKGIDLTVKQGDFFALLGPNGAGKSTSIGVITSLVNKTGGQVKVFGYDIDTDLEKAKSFIGLVPQEFNFSQFEPLVNILVNQAGYYGVSKPIAIQRAEKYLKQLELWDKRDEPARALSGGMKRRLMIARALMHEPQMLILDEPTAGVDIEVRRSMWNFLKELNEQGITIILTTHYLEEAEMLCRNIAIIDGGEIVEDTSMKKLLAQLDVETFVFDLQANITLSKLEQFAEQSQSVAYRIIDDHTLEVDLKKSQNLNQIFEQLNAADIEVLSMRNKSNRLEALFVNLINKKPSTTQTDQLSAVVGAN, encoded by the coding sequence ATGACATACGCACTAGAAATTAGCGCACTTGAAAAGACCTATAAAGGCGGTTTTCAAGCGTTAAAAGGCATAGATTTAACCGTAAAGCAGGGCGACTTTTTTGCCTTGCTTGGTCCTAATGGTGCAGGTAAGTCTACTTCTATCGGCGTGATAACTTCATTGGTTAATAAAACGGGTGGTCAAGTAAAAGTCTTTGGTTACGACATTGATACCGATTTAGAAAAAGCTAAAAGTTTTATTGGACTAGTGCCGCAAGAATTCAACTTTAGTCAGTTTGAGCCCTTGGTTAATATTTTAGTCAATCAAGCAGGCTATTACGGCGTAAGTAAACCTATCGCGATACAGCGTGCAGAAAAATACTTAAAGCAGCTAGAATTATGGGACAAGCGTGATGAACCCGCTCGTGCACTCTCTGGTGGTATGAAGCGTCGTTTAATGATTGCGCGCGCGTTAATGCATGAACCACAAATGTTGATTTTAGATGAACCTACCGCAGGTGTTGATATTGAAGTGCGCCGTTCAATGTGGAACTTTCTAAAAGAGTTAAATGAGCAAGGTATTACCATTATTCTTACCACGCACTATTTAGAAGAAGCTGAAATGCTTTGTCGCAATATTGCTATCATTGATGGTGGTGAGATTGTTGAAGATACCAGTATGAAAAAATTATTAGCACAACTGGATGTTGAAACTTTTGTGTTTGATCTTCAAGCGAATATAACGCTAAGTAAATTAGAGCAATTTGCCGAGCAATCACAATCTGTCGCTTATCGAATTATTGATGACCATACCTTGGAAGTCGATTTAAAAAAATCGCAAAACCTTAATCAAATTTTTGAACAATTAAACGCTGCTGATATTGAAGTGCTGAGTATGCGTAATAAAAGTAACCGCTTAGAGGCTTTGTTTGTCAACTTGATAAATAAAAAACCGAGTACTACTCAAACTGACCAGCTAAGTGCTGTCGTTGGAGCAAACTAA